A portion of the Apus apus isolate bApuApu2 chromosome 3, bApuApu2.pri.cur, whole genome shotgun sequence genome contains these proteins:
- the PRSS35 gene encoding inactive serine protease 35 yields the protein MEHVLLLFVFFIPMLSLTNGTETEQDFTWHLKKIPQIVSERTFSLDRPKFEAKTKLELNSVCGIECQRKLPVPSLSDLKDLLSYETIFENGTRTLTEVSVLGPVLDPVGNTTTHRSLRRKRQIYGTDSRFSIYDKRFMTNFPFNTAVKISTGCSGVLISPKHVLTAAHCLHDGKDYVKGSKRLRVGLMKTKSRGGGRKRKGAKRSRREISAAKDYPEVATEPRRRSKGGRKQRRRSGRKQDTSDGMPSFQWTRVKSSHIPKGWFKGVSEDIALDYDYAVLELKRPHKRKYMELGISPTIKMMPRSMIHFSGFDNDRSGQLVYRFCSISDESNDLFYQYCDAEPGSTGSGVYLRLKEPNKKQWKRKIIAVYSGHQWVDVNGEQQDYNVAVRITPLKYAQICFWLHGNDGNCSQG from the coding sequence atgGAGCACGTGTTACTGCTATTCGTATTTTTCATACCTATGTTGAGTCTCACTAATggaacagaaacagaacaagaTTTTACTTGGCACTTAAAGAAGATTCCCCAGATTGTGAGCGAAAGAACTTTCTCCCTTGACAGACCTAAATTTGAAGCAAAAACCAAATTAGAGCTGAACAGTGTATGTGGAATTGAATGTCAAAGAAAATTGCCGGTGCCAAGCTTGTCTGACTTGAAGGACCTCTTATCCTATGAGACCATTTTTGAAAATGGCACACGAACCCTGACTGAAGTCAGTGTCCTCGGACCAGTGCTTGACCCAGTGGGAAACACAACCACGCACAGGTCTTTGAGAAGGAAGAGGCAGATTTATGGAACAGACAGTAGGTTCAGCATCTACGACAAGCGGTTTATGACCAACTTTCCGTTCAACACGGCTGTGAAGATCTCCACGGGCTGCAGTGGTGTTCTCATTTCCCCCAAGCACGTGCTAACAGCTGCCCACTGTCTGCACGATGGCAAGGATTATGTTAAGGGCAGCAAAAGGCTGAGGGTGGGCCTGATGAAGACAAAATCCAGAGGTGGTGGCAGGAAACGCAAAGGTGCTAAAAGAAGTAGGAGAGAAATTTCTGCTGCCAAGGACTATCCCGAAGTTGCTACAGAACCAAGGCGCCGATCCAAAGGtgggagaaagcagaggaggagatcTGGAAGGAAGCAGGATACCTCAGATGGCATGCCCTCCTTCCAGTGGACCAGGGTGAAGAGTAGCCACATCCCAAAAGGCTGGTTTAAGGGTGTCTCTGAGGATATTGCCCTGGATTATGATTATGCTGTTCTTGAGCTCAAGCGTCCCCACAAAAGGAAATACATGGAGCTGGGCATCAGCCCAACAATCAAAATGATGCCTAGAAGCATGATCCACTTCTCAGGGTTTGACAATGATCGATCTGGGCAGCTGGTCTACAGATTTTGTAGCATTTCTGATGAGTCCAATGATCTCTTTTATCAATACTGTGATGCTGAGCCCGGCTCCACTGGATCTGGTGTCTATCTCCGTCTTAAGGagccaaacaaaaagcagtggAAACGCAAGATCATCGCTGTGTACTCAGGCCATCAGTGGGTGGATGTCAATGGTGAACAGCAGGATTACAATGTAGCAGTAAGAATTACTCCTCTCAAATACGCCCAGATCTGCTTCTGGCTGCATGGGAATGATGGGAATTGCTCacaaggctga